A window from Hypomesus transpacificus isolate Combined female chromosome 26, fHypTra1, whole genome shotgun sequence encodes these proteins:
- the LOC124487539 gene encoding prolyl endopeptidase, producing MFGRIHKGISQPIFQSLKKAYLLRISRTSTSKMSVPFQYPQVYRDEAVVDDYHGNKIPDPYSWLEDPDSEKTQAFVNAQNKLTLPFLERCEVRDLFKERMTELYDYPKYSCPFKRGSRYFHFYNTGLQNQSVMYVQESLDAEPTIFLDPNTFSEDGTVALRGYAFSEDGEYLAYGTSASGSDWVEIRFLRVEGAVTLEDRLERVKFSCMSWTHDGKGLFYNSYPVQEGKSDGTETSTNLHQKLYFHVLGTPQSKDCLCAEFPEHPKWMSGAEVSDDGRYVLLSIREGCDPVNRLWYCDLHTTPQGITGMLPWVKLIDNFEAEYEYVTNEGTLFTFKTNLEAPRYRLINIDFALPDASNWRELIGQHDKDVIVFATCTYNSFLFVCFLHDVKNVLKMYLLSSGEELRTFALDVGSVVGFTGRKRDSEIFYYFTSFLSPAIIYHCDLTQEPLQPHVFREVTVKGFEPSDYQTTQVFYPSKDGTQIPMFIVHKKGITLDGSHPAFLYGYGGFNISITPSYSVSRLIFVRHMGGVLAVANIRGGGEYGETWHKAGMLANKQNCFTDFQCAAEYLIKEGYSSPSKLTINGGSNGGLLVAACVNQRPELFGCAVAQVGVMDMLKFHKFTIGHAWTTDFGCSEIKEQFEWLIKYSPLHNIRIPEGEGVQYPSVLLLTGDHDDRVVPLHSLKYIATLQHVVGRWAKQTNPLFIHVDTKSGHGAGKPTSKVIQEVADTYAFIARCLKISWVK from the exons ATGTTTGGTCGGATTCATAAAGGCATATCACAACCGATATTTCAGTCTTTGAAGAAAGCTTACTTATTGAGGATATCCCGTACTAGTACTTCGAAAATGTCTGTCCCCTTCCAGTACCCTCAAGTCTACCGTGACGAGGCAGTT GTGGATGACTACCACGGTAACAAGATCCCTGACCCATACAGCTGGTTGGAGGACCCCGACAGTGAAAAGACTCAG GCGTTTGTCAATGCCCAGAACAAGTTGACTTTGCCTTTTCTGGAACGCTGTGAGGTGCGAGACCTGTTCAAGGAGCGCATGACTGAGCTGTACGACTACCCCAAATACAGCTGCCCATTCAAAAGAGGGAGCCG GTATTTCCACTTCTACAACACGGGCCTTCAGAACCAGAGTGTCATGTATGTTCAGGAGAGTCTGGATGCAGAGCCCACCATTTTCCTGGACCCGAATACCTTCTCTGAGGATGGAACTGTGGCACTACGAG GCTACGCCTTCTCAGAGGACGGCGAGTACCTTGCCTACGGCACCAGTGCTAGCGGCTCGGACTGGGTGGAGATCCGCTTCCTGCGGGTGGAGGGTGCCGTGACCCTGGAGGACCGGCTGGAGCGGGTCAAGTTCAGCTGCATGTCCTGGACCCACGACGGCAAGGGCCTGTTCTACAACTCCTACCCCGTGCAGGAGGGCAAGAGCGACG GTACGGAGACATCCACCAACCTGCACCAGAAGCTCTACTTTCATGTGCTTGGGACCCCCCAGTCCAAGGACTGCCTGTGTGCCGAGTTTCCTGAGCACCCCAAGTGGATGAGCGGGGCCGAG gTTTCAGATGACGGGCGCTATGTACTCCTGTCTATCAGGGAGGGCTGTGACCCTGTCAACCGGCTGTGGTACTGTGACCTCCACACCACTCCTCAGGGCATTACAG GGATGTTGCCGTGGGTGAAGCTGATTGACAACTTCGAGGCCGAGTACGAGTACGTGACCAACGAGGGCACGCTGTTCACATTCAAGACCAACCTGGAAGCGCCGCGTTACCGCCTCATCAACATCGACTTTGCCTTGCCGGACGCTAGCAACTGGAGAGAGCTCATTGGCCAACACGACAAAGACGTCATCG TGTTTGCCACCTGCACGTACAACAGCTTCCTGTTCGTATGCTTCCTGCACGATGTGAAGAACGTGCTGAAGATGTACCTGCTCAGCTCGGGAGAGGAGCTGAGGACCTTCGCCCTGGACGTGGGCTCCGTGGTGGGCTTCACCGGCCGCAAGAGGGACTCAGAGATCTTCTACTACTTCACCTCCTTCCTCTCGCCAG ccatCATCTATCACTGTGACCTGACCCAGGAGCCCCTGCAGCCCCACGTGTTCAGAGAGGTCACCGTGAAGGGCTTTGAGCCCTCCGACTACCAGACCACACAG gtgTTCTACCCCAGCAAAGACGGCACCCAGATTCCCATGTTCATAGTCCACAAGAAGGGCATCACGCTGGACGGCTCTCACCCAGCCTTCCTCTACGGCTATGGCGGCTTCAACATCTCCATCACGCCTAGCTACAG TGTGTCTCGGCTCATCTTTGTGAGACACATGGGCGGAGTTCTGGCCGTGGCCAATatcagaggtggaggggagtaTGGAGAGACTTGGCACAAAG cgGGCATGCTGGCCAACAAGCAGAACTGCTTCACAGACTTCCAGTGTGCAGCAGAGTACCTCATCAAGGAGGGCTACTCCTCTCCGTCCAAGCTCACCATCAACGGGGGTTCCAACGGGGGCCTGCTCGTAG CGGCCTGTGTGAACCAGCGGCCAGAGCTGTTTGGCTGTGCCGTGGCCCAGGTGGGAGTCATGGACATGCTCAAGTTCCACAAGTTCACCATTGGACACGCCTGGACCACCGACTTTGGCTGCTCCGAGATCAAAGAGCAGTTTGAGTGGCTCATAAA ATACTCCCCCCTCCACAACATCCGCATCCCAGAGGGGGAGGGCGTCCAGTACCCCTCGGTGCTCCTGCTCACGGGCGACCACGACGACCGCGTGGTCCCGCTCCATTCGCTCAAGTACATTGCCACCCTGCAGCACGTGGTGGGCCGCTGGGCCAAGCAGACCAACCCCCTGTTCATCCACGTGGACACCAAGTCGGGCCACGGCGCCGGCAAGCCCACCAGCAAGGTCATCCAGGAGGTGGCCGACACCTACGCCTTCATAGCTCGCTGCCTTAAAATCTCCTGGGTCAAGTGA